In one window of Pseudorasbora parva isolate DD20220531a chromosome 7, ASM2467924v1, whole genome shotgun sequence DNA:
- the LOC137083129 gene encoding uncharacterized protein translates to MTTPTPSATPFADIITSLAALHQNQHQAMLELRADQERRFEAIVRGQQEDRERFRSWIDREVHTEAAGLASAPVHVPLHKMGPQDDPEAFIDLFQKAAEACGWPRAQWPVRLIPLLSGEAQAAAQQLPVANLLDYDDLKRAIIQRVGRTPEQHRQRFRSLEWGETGRPFAMAHQLRDACRKWLLAGGSDVDHIVDLVVLEQFITRLPKKTAEWVQCHRPTSLTTAINLAEDHLVACPGVGEPRLTSPSFSPPSVSPSPPVPLPRSRPPGPPRIPPRGRGGMGPGQYGSSRAPPRGAGLLGSGGDIGSGSTPPPRSYSNPLPAAGAAGRPGLACWRCGDPDHFVDRCPMMDIGTMIRVPDVQRTTPDQAGEYQVP, encoded by the exons atgactactccaacgccctccgccacgccgtttgcggacattatcacctctctcgcggccctccaccagaaTCAACATCAGGCCATGCTGGAgctgcgggcggaccaggagcgtcgattcgaggccatcgtccgcggccagcaagaggaccgcgagaggttccggagctggatagaccgggaggttcacaccgaagccgccgggctcgccagcgcaccggtccacgtgcccctacacaagatggggccacaggacgatcccgaggccttcatagACCTTTTCCAGAAAgcggcggaggcctgcgggtggccccgggcacagtggccggtgcgccttatTCCATTGCTCagcggagaagcccaggcggccgcccaacaactgccggtggcgaacctcctggattatgacgatctgaagagggccatcattcAGCGGGTCGGTCGGACCCCCGAACAACACCGTCAGCGTTTCCGCTCGCTTGAGTGGGGGGAGACCGGccggcccttcgcgatggcccaccagctccgggacgcctgccgcaaatggctattggccggtggaagcgacgtggaccacatcgtcgatctggtggtactggaacagttcatcactcggcttcccaagaagaccgccgagtgggtccagtgccaccggcccacgtcgctgacgacggccatcaatctggcggaggaccatctggtggcgtgcccaggggtcggcgaaccccgtctaacttctccctctttctctcccccctctgtctctccttctcctcctgtccctctccctaggtcccgccctccagggccccctcgtattccccccagaggtcggggtggaatgggcccagggcaatacgggagttcgagggccccgcccaggggggcggggctgctggggtcgggcggggatatcggttccggttccaccccccctccgcgctcatattccaacccactccccgccgcaggggcggcgggcaggcctgggctggcctgctggcggtgcggtgacccggaccattttgtggaccgatgtccaatgatggatatcgggacaatgatccgggtcccggacgtccagcggaccacccctgatcaagcaggagagtaccaagttcct taa